In Flavobacterium gelatinilyticum, a genomic segment contains:
- a CDS encoding TPM domain-containing protein → MKKLFFIISINLLSLTILSAQNKNDSDLNTALKTIFSSSSNCVNDFEKVLTPEQTQTLNNTLNAFEKKYLYKIVIVTTPTVKPFASFEEFAQDLDKFLAKDPRLDPTILIVVSKTLRQIQVLSVDFIRYKLNNEDTQSIVSTYAVPEFKKGDYFKGLEQASEYFMKKLQPSN, encoded by the coding sequence ATGAAAAAATTATTCTTCATTATTTCGATTAACCTGCTGTCATTAACTATTTTATCAGCCCAAAACAAGAATGATTCAGATTTAAATACAGCTTTAAAAACAATATTTTCAAGTTCTTCAAATTGTGTCAATGATTTCGAAAAAGTCCTGACTCCGGAACAGACACAAACACTAAACAATACTTTAAACGCATTCGAAAAAAAGTATTTATATAAAATTGTTATCGTAACAACTCCAACCGTAAAACCTTTTGCCAGTTTTGAAGAATTTGCACAGGATCTGGACAAGTTTTTAGCCAAAGATCCGCGGTTAGATCCTACCATACTAATTGTAGTAAGTAAAACCCTGAGACAAATTCAGGTTTTAAGTGTCGATTTTATCCGTTACAAACTTAATAACGAAGACACTCAAAGTATTGTAAGCACGTATGCCGTTCCCGAATTTAAAAAAGGAGACTATTTTAAAGGCTTAGAACAGGCATCAGAATACTTTATGAAAAAACTGCAGCCTTCTAACTAA
- a CDS encoding GNAT family N-acetyltransferase, producing the protein MKITEVIQTDFEALRTLFLEERQRTFSWLDTSEFHLEDFDKQTQGEVILIAKINDTIVGFISVWMPNNFIHHLYIDNQYQGQNIGTELLKAVIQITQFPITLKCLQNNKKAVAFYRRKGFIEKSKGESPNGTYILFELSKEIT; encoded by the coding sequence ATGAAAATAACCGAAGTCATACAAACTGATTTTGAAGCTTTAAGAACATTATTTCTCGAAGAAAGACAACGCACGTTTTCGTGGCTTGACACATCTGAATTCCACCTTGAAGATTTTGATAAACAAACACAGGGCGAAGTAATTTTAATTGCAAAAATAAACGATACGATAGTTGGATTTATTTCGGTCTGGATGCCGAATAATTTTATTCATCATTTATACATTGACAATCAGTATCAGGGACAAAACATTGGAACTGAATTGTTAAAAGCAGTTATTCAAATAACCCAATTTCCAATTACTTTAAAATGTTTGCAAAATAACAAAAAGGCTGTCGCTTTTTACCGAAGAAAAGGTTTTATTGAAAAAAGCAAAGGTGAATCTCCAAACGGTACCTATATTTTGTTTGAACTGTCGAAAGAAATTACATAA
- a CDS encoding TIGR00730 family Rossman fold protein has protein sequence MNRITVFCGSSFGTDEIYQEQAVLLGKTLAKQNIGLVYGGANVGLMGAVADGALSENGTVIGVLPNFLRSKEIAHLGLTELILVESMHERKTKMNDLCDGVIALPGGFGTLEELFEMLTWAQLGLHKKPIAILNINSFYDSLIELTKVMVEKGLLKDVNQEMLLVSDNIDDLLEKMKNYTPPAVGKWIDKKQL, from the coding sequence ATGAATAGAATAACAGTTTTCTGCGGGTCCAGCTTTGGAACCGATGAAATTTATCAAGAACAAGCCGTATTACTTGGCAAAACATTAGCAAAACAAAATATTGGTTTAGTATACGGCGGCGCCAACGTTGGTCTAATGGGCGCGGTTGCAGATGGCGCTTTAAGCGAAAACGGAACCGTAATTGGTGTGCTTCCTAATTTTTTAAGATCTAAAGAAATTGCTCATCTGGGGTTAACTGAATTAATTCTGGTGGAAAGCATGCACGAAAGAAAAACCAAAATGAACGATTTATGCGACGGAGTAATCGCGCTTCCGGGTGGTTTTGGAACTCTCGAAGAGCTATTCGAAATGCTGACATGGGCACAGCTGGGTTTACATAAAAAACCAATCGCAATTTTAAACATCAATAGCTTTTACGATTCTTTAATCGAACTTACAAAAGTGATGGTCGAAAAAGGTTTATTGAAAGACGTGAATCAGGAAATGCTTTTGGTAAGCGATAACATTGATGATCTATTAGAAAAAATGAAAAACTACACACCGCCGGCTGTTGGAAAATGGATTGATAAAAAACAGCTTTAA
- a CDS encoding MBL fold metallo-hydrolase, giving the protein MVTFLILLFLIALIVYNFLQHPKFGKAPSGERLNSIQKSPQYKNGKFENQSFTPDLAEGASYSKVFYEFFFKKVDRKIPTDLIPSIKTNLHELAPDQDVLVWFGHSSYFIQLEGKRFLIDPVFSGNASPVPGTTKSFKGSDIYTVDDLPEIDYLLITHDHYDHLDYDTILKLKPKTKKVITALGVGSHLEFWGFPSENIIEKDWYSKIELDDKLTLYTAPSRHFSGRSFKRCNTLWTSFILKTKDFKMYLGGDSGYDTHFAEIGEKYGPFDVVLLDNGQYNQSWKYIHNMPEDVIKAMKDLKAKRAFPVHSSKFALSLHSWDQPLIQVTELNSLSETPIPLITPMIGEAVELKNENQEFKQWWKGVN; this is encoded by the coding sequence ATGGTTACATTCTTAATTCTGTTATTTTTAATAGCACTTATTGTTTACAATTTCCTGCAGCATCCAAAATTTGGAAAAGCGCCTTCCGGAGAAAGACTAAATTCTATTCAGAAATCACCTCAATACAAGAACGGAAAATTCGAAAACCAGTCCTTTACCCCGGATTTGGCCGAAGGAGCCAGCTATTCAAAAGTTTTTTATGAATTTTTCTTCAAAAAAGTAGATCGGAAAATCCCAACAGATTTAATTCCATCTATCAAAACCAATTTACATGAACTCGCACCGGATCAGGATGTTCTAGTCTGGTTTGGACATTCTTCTTATTTTATCCAGCTCGAAGGAAAACGCTTTTTAATTGATCCCGTTTTCAGCGGCAACGCATCGCCTGTTCCCGGCACTACAAAATCATTTAAAGGTTCAGATATTTATACGGTTGATGATCTTCCGGAAATTGATTATCTGCTGATTACACATGATCATTATGATCATTTAGATTATGATACTATTCTGAAGTTAAAGCCAAAAACCAAAAAAGTAATCACAGCCCTTGGCGTAGGATCTCATTTGGAGTTTTGGGGCTTTCCATCAGAAAACATTATCGAAAAAGACTGGTACAGCAAAATAGAACTCGATGATAAACTGACACTTTACACAGCACCGTCGAGACATTTTTCAGGCAGAAGTTTTAAACGCTGCAACACGCTGTGGACATCCTTTATTCTTAAAACAAAAGATTTTAAAATGTATCTGGGCGGAGACAGCGGTTACGATACTCATTTTGCAGAAATTGGCGAGAAATACGGTCCGTTTGATGTTGTTTTACTTGATAACGGTCAATACAACCAGAGTTGGAAATACATTCACAACATGCCCGAAGATGTTATAAAAGCCATGAAAGACTTAAAAGCAAAACGAGCATTTCCGGTTCATTCTTCAAAATTTGCTCTCTCACTTCATTCCTGGGATCAGCCTTTAATTCAGGTAACCGAATTAAACAGTTTATCTGAAACGCCAATTCCGCTAATCACACCCATGATAGGAGAAGCAGTAGAACTCAAAAACGAAAATCAGGAATTCAAACAATGGTGGAAAGGGGTGAATTAA
- a CDS encoding DUF2314 domain-containing protein produces MADTPIFFADGESPKMIEAYQKAQETFKYFWRELSWEFRRIIPGLDVACVKLAFTQEIDNETIVEHMWINDIDFDGETIYGILVNDPNELTNVNNGDEVAIPINQISDWLFASQGKTYGGFTIHAMRSEMSDEEREGHDNAWGLDFGDFNDIHVVSDQNEKPENLIEHPMSKNMKESLVEFIKNNPNEVHAQDEAGYTFLHRETIAGNSTSVEVLLKNGADKNAKTASGKTASDFAKELKWEHLIPLF; encoded by the coding sequence ATGGCAGACACACCAATATTTTTCGCCGACGGAGAAAGTCCAAAAATGATCGAAGCTTATCAAAAAGCACAAGAAACCTTTAAATATTTCTGGAGAGAACTTTCGTGGGAATTCCGCCGTATTATTCCTGGTCTGGATGTTGCCTGCGTAAAACTGGCTTTTACTCAGGAAATCGACAACGAAACCATAGTCGAACATATGTGGATAAATGATATTGATTTTGACGGAGAGACCATTTACGGCATTCTGGTAAACGATCCTAACGAACTGACAAATGTAAATAACGGAGACGAAGTGGCGATTCCGATCAACCAAATCAGTGACTGGTTATTTGCAAGTCAGGGCAAAACGTACGGAGGTTTTACAATTCATGCGATGCGTTCTGAAATGAGTGATGAAGAAAGAGAAGGACACGACAACGCCTGGGGACTTGATTTTGGTGATTTTAACGATATACATGTAGTTTCGGACCAAAATGAAAAACCCGAAAACCTGATCGAACACCCTATGAGCAAAAACATGAAAGAAAGCCTCGTTGAATTTATTAAAAATAATCCAAACGAAGTTCACGCTCAGGATGAAGCCGGTTATACTTTTCTGCATCGCGAAACTATTGCCGGAAACAGTACTTCGGTAGAAGTACTGCTGAAAAATGGAGCCGATAAAAATGCTAAAACCGCCAGCGGAAAAACAGCATCAGATTTTGCAAAAGAACTTAAATGGGAACATTTAATTCCTTTATTCTAA
- a CDS encoding DUF1801 domain-containing protein encodes MAKNKTTETESSVTDFINAIKDETKRNDAFELLKIIQETTHFEPKMWGPSIIGFGSYHYQYESGHKGDAPLAAFSPRKDATSLYLNSDFENKDELLSKFGKYKAGKSCIYIKKLADIDIEILKQMILLSTASLQKLYPSK; translated from the coding sequence ATGGCAAAAAATAAAACAACCGAAACAGAAAGCAGTGTAACTGATTTTATAAATGCTATTAAAGATGAAACAAAAAGAAATGATGCATTTGAGCTTTTAAAAATCATACAGGAAACCACTCATTTTGAACCCAAAATGTGGGGGCCGAGTATTATTGGTTTTGGAAGTTATCATTACCAATACGAGAGCGGACACAAAGGCGATGCGCCGCTCGCTGCTTTTTCGCCCAGAAAAGATGCTACTTCTCTTTATCTTAATTCTGATTTTGAAAATAAAGACGAATTACTTTCAAAATTTGGAAAGTATAAAGCGGGGAAAAGCTGTATTTACATTAAAAAATTAGCAGATATCGATATTGAAATCTTAAAGCAGATGATTTTGCTTTCGACTGCCAGCTTACAAAAATTATATCCCTCAAAATAA
- a CDS encoding arginase family protein → MDISLSQTGGAGGMIASIVTGNGHTKLTNILHLSPYIKEENLWCTGNREYDDEYENQIKKSAATYISLAELRKQGIKNCAESFLLEVKKKKLDGFWLHIDVDVLNDDIMPCVDSRTPDGLSYEEFNELLSYLFKSEKLAGLEITILDPDLDPSGTYTKDFITNLTTTFNSFK, encoded by the coding sequence ATGGATATTTCATTATCCCAAACCGGCGGTGCCGGCGGCATGATTGCTTCAATAGTAACCGGAAACGGACATACCAAACTAACCAATATTCTTCATTTATCCCCTTACATTAAAGAAGAAAATCTTTGGTGCACAGGAAACCGCGAATATGATGATGAATACGAAAATCAAATCAAAAAATCGGCCGCAACTTATATAAGTCTTGCCGAACTTCGAAAACAAGGCATTAAGAATTGCGCCGAGTCATTTCTTCTTGAAGTTAAAAAGAAAAAACTGGACGGTTTCTGGCTTCATATTGATGTTGATGTTTTAAATGATGACATAATGCCCTGCGTAGACAGCAGAACGCCGGATGGACTTTCGTATGAAGAATTCAATGAATTACTGTCTTATTTATTTAAAAGCGAAAAACTGGCAGGACTCGAAATAACCATTCTTGATCCTGATCTTGATCCCTCGGGAACCTATACAAAAGACTTTATAACAAACCTCACAACAACATTTAACTCATTTAAATAA
- a CDS encoding serine hydrolase domain-containing protein: MAFKITFLLTFCFILTSCGTSAQKQDKYALQIDSLLQNTQPVFNGVVLISQNGKTLYTKTKGFANFETKKPIKPDTQFEIMSNSKLIAAILLLLEVEKGKVNLNAPIKKYLPELTQTWADSVTVHNLLNHTHGIVDLQKPLVFKPGSDYKYGNLSFNLVGKIVEFSTKKSYAEVSGALFKKLKMNHTYCYSKNKAQNLATGYFVNKNEMQPKNESQINPESFGADGIISTASDLAIWNNNLHKGKILKPETYQLMIQYSILSQHNFFGKEKEGYGYGIRIIEKEPVKYLGHTGLGDGFSSVNLYFPESDISLIVLENQMNDDSDLFYISEFKIKNILMQSDLLHKK, from the coding sequence ATGGCCTTCAAAATTACCTTTTTACTTACATTCTGTTTTATCCTGACAAGCTGCGGCACTTCTGCTCAAAAACAAGATAAATATGCTTTGCAGATAGACAGTTTACTTCAAAACACCCAGCCGGTTTTTAATGGCGTTGTGTTGATTTCCCAAAACGGAAAAACATTGTACACAAAAACAAAAGGATTTGCCAATTTTGAAACAAAAAAGCCTATAAAACCAGATACGCAGTTCGAAATTATGTCCAACAGCAAACTAATCGCGGCCATTTTACTTTTGCTGGAAGTCGAAAAAGGAAAAGTAAATCTAAATGCCCCGATTAAAAAATATTTACCAGAATTAACCCAAACCTGGGCAGACTCGGTTACGGTTCATAATCTCTTAAATCATACTCACGGAATTGTCGATCTGCAAAAACCGTTGGTATTTAAACCCGGATCAGATTATAAATACGGAAATTTAAGTTTTAATCTTGTTGGTAAAATTGTAGAATTCAGCACCAAAAAAAGTTACGCTGAAGTTTCAGGAGCACTTTTTAAAAAATTAAAAATGAATCACACTTATTGTTATTCAAAGAACAAAGCACAAAATCTGGCAACAGGTTATTTCGTAAATAAAAACGAAATGCAGCCTAAAAACGAAAGTCAGATTAATCCGGAAAGTTTCGGTGCTGACGGAATCATTTCTACAGCTTCCGATTTAGCAATCTGGAATAATAATCTGCACAAAGGAAAAATCCTGAAACCGGAAACCTATCAATTAATGATTCAATATTCGATTTTATCGCAGCATAACTTTTTTGGAAAAGAAAAAGAAGGTTATGGTTACGGAATCAGAATAATCGAAAAAGAACCCGTTAAATATCTTGGCCATACCGGTTTAGGAGACGGATTTTCTTCTGTAAATTTGTATTTTCCGGAAAGCGATATTAGTTTAATTGTTTTGGAAAACCAGATGAATGACGATTCTGATTTATTTTATATCTCCGAATTCAAAATCAAGAATATCCTGATGCAAAGTGATCTGTTACATAAAAAATAA
- a CDS encoding DUF6620 family protein, whose product MFKKLFGSLSGDNKQENQNYEQTQSSNNNYEEDYDNEYQEVEYDPETLHGTHYSVEDFDAEVARRAEAWIQDERESGENPDEKDIQNIYFNYRRAVYTEWNNCDSDQMIRFEHANSLKYTGIQTSGFVKVDDNNPFLEPVHGVDLRTYTAMCLKISAGIDYLEVCKAMGFEPIIWEELNTIWPQRMGEDTSFTVTTLFGQYYAENVTVPQLENLKAEVSAEGAANLERMKTDRYFYEELAGARQAAYEYGIDGAQWILENFGINLADFQSVAMQWMTEQNQNWNSQDIMEFSNYQQEKQKEYAAKFAAEQGGNIADDVNF is encoded by the coding sequence ATGTTTAAAAAACTTTTTGGATCTCTATCTGGAGACAACAAACAGGAAAATCAGAATTATGAACAAACTCAATCTTCTAATAATAATTATGAAGAGGATTATGATAATGAATATCAGGAAGTCGAATATGATCCTGAAACTTTGCACGGAACACATTATTCTGTTGAAGATTTTGATGCAGAAGTTGCACGAAGAGCCGAGGCATGGATTCAGGACGAGCGCGAAAGCGGTGAGAATCCTGACGAAAAAGACATTCAAAATATTTATTTCAATTACAGAAGAGCTGTTTACACAGAATGGAACAACTGCGATTCTGATCAAATGATTCGTTTTGAACATGCAAATTCATTAAAATACACCGGAATTCAAACTTCGGGTTTTGTAAAAGTTGACGACAATAATCCATTCCTGGAACCGGTTCATGGTGTAGATTTAAGAACTTATACCGCAATGTGTCTTAAAATTAGTGCCGGAATCGATTATCTTGAAGTTTGTAAAGCAATGGGATTTGAACCTATTATCTGGGAAGAATTAAATACGATTTGGCCGCAGCGTATGGGCGAAGATACTTCGTTTACGGTTACCACTTTATTCGGGCAGTATTATGCAGAAAACGTTACGGTTCCGCAATTAGAAAATCTAAAAGCCGAAGTTTCTGCCGAGGGTGCTGCCAATCTGGAAAGAATGAAAACGGACCGTTATTTTTACGAAGAACTTGCCGGAGCCAGACAGGCAGCTTACGAATACGGAATCGATGGCGCGCAATGGATTTTGGAAAACTTTGGAATCAATTTGGCAGATTTTCAATCTGTTGCAATGCAATGGATGACAGAGCAAAATCAAAACTGGAACTCACAGGATATTATGGAATTTTCTAACTACCAGCAGGAAAAACAAAAAGAATATGCAGCAAAATTTGCTGCAGAACAAGGAGGAAATATTGCAGATGATGTAAATTTCTAA
- a CDS encoding NAD(P)H-dependent oxidoreductase, with protein sequence MNILIVYSHPGKKSYTFQVLEKLKSVIQKQNWNLEISDLYASNFQSDMSEQEYEREGFAKLELPISHDVLEEHKKIEKADCIIFLYPVWWSDCPAKLKGWFDRVYSVGYAYGQTENFPKMKTIPFGLVICTAGHPNAFLNEIGIAQSMEKIMIEDRLGKRFENKEMLVLGGTLELENVMEDHFLQLENSIEKIKKHFA encoded by the coding sequence ATGAATATTCTAATCGTATACAGTCATCCCGGTAAAAAATCCTACACATTTCAGGTTTTAGAAAAATTGAAATCTGTAATACAAAAACAAAACTGGAATCTGGAGATCTCAGATTTATATGCTTCAAACTTTCAAAGCGATATGTCTGAACAAGAATACGAAAGAGAAGGTTTTGCTAAACTGGAACTGCCAATCTCCCATGATGTTTTAGAAGAACATAAAAAAATTGAAAAAGCCGATTGTATTATTTTCCTCTATCCGGTTTGGTGGAGTGACTGCCCCGCAAAGTTAAAAGGCTGGTTTGACCGCGTGTATTCGGTTGGATATGCATACGGACAAACAGAAAATTTTCCTAAAATGAAAACAATTCCGTTTGGACTTGTAATTTGTACGGCCGGACATCCTAATGCTTTTTTAAATGAAATCGGCATTGCTCAAAGTATGGAAAAAATAATGATCGAAGACCGGCTTGGCAAGCGTTTTGAAAACAAAGAAATGCTGGTTCTGGGCGGTACTCTTGAACTAGAAAACGTGATGGAAGATCATTTTTTACAGCTTGAAAACAGCATAGAAAAAATTAAAAAACATTTTGCCTGA
- a CDS encoding porin family protein, producing MKKIAFLFFTLTLITFKTTAQDSKIKFGLQTGLTYTGFRGYDSSGSREGFSYLFGASFQFPLKEKLSIKADLNYERKTQISEGRMGSWENGGMTYRTIKATAYYNYITLPVLLKYTFSSKNFYVNGGPYVGYLLKSGMKSKSWDGDMENTKYRKRFDFGIAAGFGKEFKLTQKHLLYLELRDNLGLTDVAKPAMPTDAYLKFNTVSLIAGITL from the coding sequence ATGAAAAAAATTGCCTTTTTATTTTTTACGCTTACCCTAATTACGTTCAAAACTACCGCACAGGATTCTAAAATTAAATTTGGATTACAGACCGGTTTAACTTACACCGGTTTTAGAGGTTATGATTCTTCTGGCAGCAGAGAGGGCTTCTCTTATTTATTTGGCGCTTCGTTTCAATTTCCACTAAAAGAAAAACTGTCTATAAAAGCAGATCTTAATTACGAAAGAAAAACACAAATTTCAGAAGGAAGAATGGGATCATGGGAAAATGGCGGCATGACCTATCGTACTATTAAAGCAACTGCCTATTATAATTACATCACACTTCCGGTATTATTAAAATACACTTTCTCCAGTAAAAACTTCTACGTAAACGGCGGACCTTATGTTGGTTATCTACTTAAATCCGGAATGAAATCAAAATCATGGGATGGCGATATGGAAAACACAAAATACAGAAAAAGATTTGATTTTGGAATTGCTGCAGGATTTGGAAAAGAGTTTAAATTAACTCAAAAACACCTGCTTTACCTTGAACTAAGAGATAATCTGGGATTAACCGATGTTGCCAAACCTGCAATGCCTACTGATGCTTATTTAAAATTTAATACGGTCAGCTTAATTGCCGGAATTACACTTTAA
- a CDS encoding n-acetylglutamate synthase: MINYNNKTFSPVSNTENGETSSETFFHYKQNGNILTSEYSGGQIVSGHLIGLVDNEGNIEMRYHQVNKKGELMTGICTSKPEILENGKIRLHETWQWTSGDLSKGNSVIEEQ, from the coding sequence ATGATCAATTACAATAATAAAACCTTCTCCCCTGTCAGTAATACAGAAAACGGAGAAACATCAAGCGAAACCTTTTTTCATTACAAACAAAACGGTAACATTTTAACTTCTGAATATTCCGGCGGCCAGATCGTAAGCGGTCATTTAATTGGTTTGGTTGATAACGAAGGTAATATCGAAATGCGCTATCATCAGGTGAATAAAAAAGGCGAACTTATGACAGGAATATGCACCTCTAAACCGGAAATTCTTGAAAACGGAAAAATACGACTTCACGAAACCTGGCAATGGACATCAGGAGATCTCTCAAAAGGGAATTCTGTTATAGAAGAGCAATAA
- a CDS encoding suppressor of fused domain protein: MTLEEYKKEFTEDDAVGWLEIDKEFDRLYPDQEPKHYAPPISYMLGGEYPLDGVSIYESKKQTDHFHFVTYGFSELYYNEEKVNGEFSKWGFELTFRLKPFEGDNGNPPSWAVALLQNIAKYVFSSGNWFEEFHFMPANGPIRLETDTDITALVFVNDPEIPKKQTPHGEVTFLQITGITSAEYESIKDNPGTAEELVNKLRENNPLLITDLNRK, translated from the coding sequence ATGACATTAGAAGAATACAAAAAAGAATTTACAGAGGATGATGCCGTAGGATGGCTGGAAATTGATAAGGAATTTGATCGTCTTTATCCGGATCAGGAACCTAAACATTATGCACCGCCTATTAGTTATATGCTTGGAGGCGAATATCCTCTTGACGGCGTAAGCATCTATGAAAGCAAAAAACAAACCGATCATTTTCATTTTGTAACCTACGGGTTTTCAGAATTATATTATAACGAAGAAAAAGTAAACGGCGAATTCAGTAAATGGGGTTTTGAACTTACTTTCAGGTTAAAACCTTTTGAAGGAGATAACGGAAATCCTCCTTCATGGGCAGTTGCTTTACTGCAGAATATTGCCAAATATGTTTTTAGCAGCGGAAACTGGTTTGAAGAATTTCATTTTATGCCGGCAAACGGACCTATCAGGCTCGAAACTGACACTGATATTACGGCGCTGGTTTTTGTAAACGATCCCGAAATCCCGAAAAAGCAGACTCCTCATGGCGAAGTTACATTTTTACAAATCACAGGTATCACTTCTGCCGAATACGAATCTATTAAAGATAACCCCGGAACTGCCGAAGAACTTGTAAACAAACTAAGAGAAAACAATCCGCTCCTTATTACAGATTTAAACCGAAAATAA
- a CDS encoding carbonic anhydrase, with protein MKNKITIVVLLAILTACIVLGCQNSKEQNKTTAQNTNDVEQLKIGNQRFLEGKSIHPHQDKKTVLANQNGQKPFAIIITCSDSRVSPEIIFDQGLGDLFVIRNAGNLISDIDMGSIEYAIEHLDAKLVVVLGHTECGAVKAYINDKNAAYKKHLNHIDDIIETISNEDEEIEADKISPKELNYLGAIDANIKHSVKLIQDNPIAKEHKAKVVSMRYDVHTGKIDKI; from the coding sequence ATGAAAAACAAAATTACCATAGTCGTTTTACTAGCAATTCTCACAGCATGCATTGTACTGGGCTGTCAGAACTCAAAAGAACAAAACAAAACTACTGCTCAAAACACGAACGACGTAGAACAGTTAAAGATTGGAAATCAGCGTTTTCTCGAAGGCAAATCCATTCATCCGCATCAGGATAAAAAAACAGTACTCGCTAATCAGAACGGGCAGAAACCTTTTGCCATTATTATAACCTGTTCAGACAGCCGCGTTTCTCCGGAAATTATATTCGATCAGGGACTTGGCGATCTATTTGTAATACGAAATGCCGGAAACTTAATTTCAGATATCGACATGGGAAGTATTGAATACGCCATAGAACATCTGGATGCTAAACTGGTTGTAGTTTTAGGCCACACAGAATGCGGTGCCGTAAAAGCCTACATTAACGACAAAAACGCGGCGTATAAAAAACATTTAAATCATATTGATGATATTATTGAAACCATATCAAATGAAGATGAGGAAATCGAAGCCGATAAAATTTCGCCAAAAGAACTTAATTATTTAGGTGCAATCGATGCAAATATTAAACATTCGGTCAAACTAATTCAGGATAATCCAATTGCAAAAGAACACAAAGCAAAAGTGGTATCAATGCGCTACGATGTACATACAGGAAAAATAGATAAGATATAA
- a CDS encoding 3-hydroxyacyl-ACP dehydratase FabZ family protein, which produces MVQNIESLIPHRAPFLFVDEITSYTKESIVGYKTFDDKDNWLKGSFPDLDFIPGTILIESMAQCGGAGVKLLGITDGIFGLVSIESAEFFGGARFGDHVKFVVENVRLSEKIIKQQGTAFIDEKTILKASWMCVKIS; this is translated from the coding sequence ATGGTACAAAATATTGAAAGTCTTATTCCGCACAGAGCTCCGTTTTTATTTGTTGATGAAATAACCTCTTATACTAAGGAATCTATTGTTGGCTATAAAACTTTCGACGATAAAGACAATTGGCTTAAAGGCAGTTTTCCTGATCTTGATTTTATCCCCGGAACCATTTTAATAGAATCCATGGCACAATGCGGCGGTGCCGGAGTTAAACTTTTGGGTATTACAGACGGAATATTTGGTTTGGTAAGCATTGAAAGTGCCGAATTTTTTGGAGGTGCCAGATTTGGCGATCATGTAAAATTTGTAGTAGAAAATGTCCGCTTAAGCGAAAAAATCATCAAACAGCAGGGAACTGCATTTATTGATGAAAAAACTATTCTGAAAGCAAGCTGGATGTGCGTCAAAATTTCGTAG